In one window of Deinococcus hopiensis KR-140 DNA:
- a CDS encoding SDR family oxidoreductase, whose translation MKVLFIGGTGIISSACSALAVERGVDLYLLNRGHTASRPAPAGARQLNADIRDPGSVREALGQLTFDAVVNWVAFTPEHVERDLDLFRGRTGQYVFISSASAYQTPPARLPVVESTPLVNPFWAYSRNKIACEDRLVRAYREEGFPVTIVRPSHTYDQTLLPMDGGYTVVHRMRQGKPVIVHGDGTSLWVLTHHRDFARGFVGLLGHPQVIGDAFHITSDEWLTWNQIFELVARAAGVRAETVHIPSDVIARSDPEWGAGLLGDKAHSMVFDNSKIKRVVPEFAATIPFARGAEEIMAWFDGDPARRVVDAALDRRMDDLIARQARLEFGQP comes from the coding sequence ATGAAAGTGCTCTTCATCGGTGGCACCGGCATCATCAGCTCCGCCTGCTCGGCGTTGGCGGTAGAGCGGGGCGTGGACCTGTACCTGCTCAACCGCGGGCACACGGCGTCCCGTCCCGCGCCGGCTGGAGCGCGGCAGCTCAACGCAGACATTCGCGATCCCGGGTCCGTTCGGGAAGCGCTGGGGCAACTCACCTTTGACGCGGTGGTGAACTGGGTGGCCTTTACCCCCGAGCACGTCGAGCGCGACCTGGACCTGTTTCGGGGCCGAACCGGGCAGTACGTGTTCATCAGCTCCGCCTCGGCGTATCAGACGCCGCCCGCACGCCTGCCTGTGGTCGAGTCCACTCCGCTCGTTAACCCGTTCTGGGCCTATTCGCGGAACAAGATCGCGTGCGAAGACCGGCTCGTCCGGGCCTACCGGGAGGAGGGCTTTCCGGTGACCATCGTGCGGCCCTCGCATACGTACGATCAGACCCTGCTGCCCATGGACGGCGGGTATACGGTGGTCCACCGGATGCGGCAGGGCAAGCCCGTCATCGTGCATGGCGACGGGACGTCCCTGTGGGTCCTGACGCACCACCGCGATTTCGCACGGGGGTTCGTGGGGTTGCTGGGCCACCCGCAGGTCATCGGCGACGCCTTTCACATCACTTCCGACGAGTGGTTGACCTGGAATCAGATTTTTGAACTCGTGGCCAGGGCCGCAGGTGTCCGCGCCGAAACCGTGCACATTCCGTCGGACGTGATCGCGCGCTCCGATCCCGAATGGGGAGCGGGTCTGCTGGGTGACAAGGCGCACAGCATGGTGTTCGACAACTCGAAAATCAAGCGCGTGGTGCCCGAGTTCGCGGCGACGATTCCCTTCGCCCGGGGAGCCGAGGAGATCATGGCCTGGTTCGATGGGGACCCCGCACGGCGCGTGGTAGACGCCGCGCTTGATCGCAGGATGGATGACCTGATCGCGCGGCAGGCGCGCTTGGAGTTCGGGCAACCGTAG